A single window of Streptococcus cristatus ATCC 51100 DNA harbors:
- the mnmE gene encoding tRNA uridine-5-carboxymethylaminomethyl(34) synthesis GTPase MnmE has product MITREFDTIAAISTPLGEGAIGIVRLSGTDSFAIAQKIFRGKDLSKVASHTLNYGHIVDPQNQEILDEVMVGAMRSPKTFTREDIIEINTHGGIAVTNEILQLAIREGARLAEPGEFTKRAFLNGRVDLTQAEAVMDIIRAKTDKAMNNAVKQLDGSLSDLINSTRQEILNTLAQVEVNIDYPEYDDVEEATTEIIREKTLEFEQLLTHLLKTARRGKILREGISTAIIGRPNVGKSSLLNNLLREDKAIVTDIEGTTRDVIEEYVNINGVPLKLIDTAGIRETDDLVEQIGVERSKKALQEADLVLLVLNASEPLTDQDKQLLEISQDSNRIVLLNKTDLEEKIELDQLPTDAIKISVLHNQNIDKIEDRINQLFFENAGIVEQDATYLSNARHISLIEKAVESLQAVNQGLELGMPVDLLQVDLTRTWEILGEITGDAAPDELITQLFSQFCLGK; this is encoded by the coding sequence ATGATAACACGAGAATTTGATACAATCGCTGCGATTTCGACCCCTCTTGGGGAAGGAGCCATCGGTATCGTCAGACTAAGCGGGACTGACAGCTTTGCTATTGCCCAAAAAATCTTTAGAGGTAAGGATTTAAGTAAAGTGGCCAGCCACACACTCAACTACGGCCATATCGTTGACCCTCAAAATCAGGAGATTCTGGATGAGGTCATGGTCGGGGCCATGCGCTCTCCCAAGACTTTCACACGCGAGGATATCATCGAGATCAACACCCACGGCGGGATTGCAGTGACCAATGAAATCCTGCAACTGGCTATCCGCGAGGGGGCTAGACTGGCAGAACCTGGCGAATTTACCAAGCGAGCCTTTCTTAACGGGCGCGTGGATTTGACTCAGGCTGAGGCTGTCATGGACATCATCCGAGCCAAGACAGATAAAGCTATGAACAATGCTGTCAAACAGCTGGACGGCTCTCTCTCCGACCTTATCAATAGCACCCGCCAGGAAATCCTCAACACACTGGCTCAGGTCGAGGTCAACATCGACTATCCTGAGTACGACGATGTTGAGGAAGCAACGACAGAAATCATTCGTGAAAAAACACTTGAATTCGAGCAACTTCTGACCCATCTCCTCAAAACTGCTCGACGCGGCAAGATTCTTCGCGAAGGGATTTCGACTGCTATCATCGGTCGACCTAATGTCGGCAAATCCAGCCTGCTCAACAATCTTCTGCGCGAGGACAAGGCTATTGTGACCGATATTGAGGGGACAACTCGTGATGTGATCGAGGAGTATGTCAATATTAACGGCGTACCGCTCAAGCTTATTGATACCGCAGGGATTCGGGAAACGGATGATCTTGTGGAGCAGATTGGCGTTGAGCGCTCTAAAAAAGCCTTACAGGAAGCTGATTTGGTTCTCTTGGTTCTCAATGCCAGCGAACCTCTGACTGACCAAGACAAACAATTACTTGAAATCAGCCAAGACAGCAATCGCATCGTCCTACTGAACAAGACTGATCTTGAAGAAAAGATTGAGCTAGACCAGCTGCCGACTGATGCAATCAAGATATCCGTTCTTCACAATCAAAATATTGATAAAATCGAGGATCGCATCAATCAGCTCTTCTTTGAGAATGCTGGAATTGTCGAGCAAGACGCCACCTATCTGTCCAATGCCCGTCACATCTCTCTCATCGAAAAGGCTGTCGAAAGCCTGCAAGCCGTCAATCAGGGACTGGAACTAGGCATGCCTGTGGATCTCCTCCAAGTCGATCTGACCCGCACTTGGGAAATCCTTGGCGAAATCACTGGTGATGCTGCTCCAGACGAGCTCATCACCCAGCTCTTCAGCCAATTCTGCCTAGGAAAATAA
- a CDS encoding CD20-like domain-containing protein, whose amino-acid sequence MQQENKVLGILAIVFGAIALLGSWIPIINYLSFFIGTIALILAIIGLIINQKKPKTLAIIGSVISFFSLIIALVTLSFYSRMFNEMGKRFDTLSSTYRSYIDSSEREEEKEKEESTTFTWTKAEFDALKEGDILKRGAGGTKYDDVIRDHGKPTDETTSTVSGSELKTITYLPGGSKYQAVILTFSKNEDGSFLLTSKIGTGLE is encoded by the coding sequence ATGCAGCAAGAAAATAAAGTTTTAGGTATTTTAGCCATTGTCTTTGGAGCAATCGCTTTACTTGGCTCCTGGATACCAATCATCAATTATCTATCTTTTTTTATCGGTACTATTGCTCTTATCCTTGCTATTATCGGTCTCATTATTAACCAAAAGAAACCGAAAACTTTGGCCATTATTGGCTCTGTCATTTCCTTTTTCTCCTTAATTATAGCACTGGTCACTCTATCATTCTATTCCCGTATGTTCAATGAAATGGGAAAAAGGTTTGATACTCTTTCGAGCACTTATCGTTCCTATATTGATTCGTCAGAAAGAGAAGAAGAAAAGGAAAAAGAAGAAAGTACGACGTTTACATGGACAAAAGCAGAATTTGATGCACTCAAAGAGGGTGATATTTTGAAAAGAGGTGCAGGCGGAACAAAATACGACGACGTCATTCGCGACCACGGCAAACCAACTGACGAAACCACTTCCACTGTCAGCGGCTCTGAATTAAAAACAATCACCTACTTACCAGGAGGAAGCAAATATCAAGCCGTCATCCTAACTTTTTCAAAAAATGAAGACGGTTCTTTCCTACTGACTAGCAAGATAGGAACAGGTTTAGAATAA